Proteins encoded in a region of the Acidobacteriota bacterium genome:
- a CDS encoding TolC family protein, with product MFRSRNAHKISGWLQQLFGLLLVVLVAQPGLSQQPAARVGVAADKQINLTLRDAVMMALENNRDIEIERINTQLNEFDLRAAKGVYDPTLTNSVYYQRQTTPVASILMGGENGRLQTTEFTGSTMLTKRLPWQGSQVSVSYDQSRATSDNLFNSLNPQFTSRLAVEFTQPLFRNRKIDAERRQIRIAKKQLDLSDSQFRQRAIEIIASVERAYWDLVFARRDADIKHESVELARTQLEHNERLVKQGTLAPADVVSARVEVERRVDEAEAAIEAIQRAENGLKALMLSAGNGEQWNSALVPAEQPQLKPEPTLPAEDAIRLAFNNRQELEQYRVRKDLNKIDVEYFHDQTKPQVNLIAGYGISGLAGKQRTTVNPIVSSNQQLFDRINQLSQAAGLPVLSPMDFGSTPDKFIGGYGQSLGNLFGNDYRTFRVGVSINFSLGNHTAKAQYGRALAEGRKLDTERQRIEQTIEVEVRNALQAVETAKRRVEAATNSRVNAELQYQSEQRKFDGGQSTNYFVLDRQNALSAARGRELKALTDYTKAAAELQRAMSTTLVSNNVALASR from the coding sequence ATGTTTAGAAGTAGAAATGCTCATAAAATCAGTGGCTGGCTGCAACAACTCTTCGGTTTGTTGTTGGTCGTTCTGGTTGCACAACCCGGTTTATCGCAGCAACCGGCAGCGCGCGTCGGCGTCGCGGCGGACAAACAGATCAACCTGACGTTGCGCGATGCGGTGATGATGGCGCTGGAAAACAATCGCGACATCGAAATCGAACGCATCAACACCCAATTGAACGAATTCGATTTGCGCGCAGCCAAAGGCGTGTATGACCCGACGCTGACCAACAGCGTGTATTACCAGCGGCAAACCACTCCTGTGGCTTCAATTTTAATGGGCGGCGAAAACGGTCGGTTGCAGACGACGGAATTCACCGGCTCGACGATGTTGACGAAGCGTTTGCCGTGGCAGGGAAGTCAGGTCAGCGTCAGTTACGACCAAAGCCGCGCCACCAGCGACAACCTGTTCAATTCGCTGAACCCGCAATTCACGTCGCGGCTGGCGGTGGAATTCACCCAACCGCTGTTTCGCAATCGAAAGATTGACGCCGAACGCCGCCAGATTCGCATTGCCAAAAAACAGCTTGATCTTTCGGACAGCCAGTTTCGCCAACGCGCGATTGAAATCATCGCCAGCGTCGAGCGCGCCTACTGGGATTTGGTCTTTGCGCGCCGCGATGCCGACATCAAACACGAATCGGTCGAACTGGCGCGCACGCAACTGGAACACAACGAACGGTTGGTCAAACAGGGAACGCTGGCTCCGGCGGATGTCGTTTCCGCGCGCGTTGAAGTCGAACGCCGCGTGGATGAAGCCGAAGCCGCCATCGAAGCGATTCAGCGTGCCGAAAATGGGTTGAAGGCGTTGATGCTGTCAGCGGGAAACGGCGAGCAATGGAACTCGGCGCTCGTCCCTGCCGAACAACCGCAACTGAAACCCGAACCAACGTTACCCGCGGAAGATGCAATCCGGCTGGCGTTCAACAATCGCCAGGAATTGGAGCAATACCGCGTGCGCAAGGATTTGAACAAAATTGACGTCGAGTATTTTCACGACCAAACCAAACCGCAGGTCAATTTGATTGCCGGTTACGGCATATCCGGTTTGGCGGGCAAACAGCGCACAACCGTCAATCCGATTGTCAGCAGCAATCAACAGTTGTTCGACCGGATCAATCAACTTTCCCAAGCCGCGGGGTTGCCGGTGCTGTCGCCAATGGATTTCGGCTCAACGCCCGACAAATTCATCGGCGGATATGGGCAGAGCCTGGGCAATCTGTTTGGCAACGATTACCGCACGTTTCGCGTGGGCGTTTCGATCAACTTCTCGCTCGGCAATCACACGGCCAAAGCGCAGTACGGGCGCGCATTGGCCGAAGGCCGCAAGCTGGACACCGAACGCCAGCGCATCGAACAAACCATCGAAGTTGAAGTCCGCAACGCGCTGCAAGCGGTCGAAACCGCCAAACGCCGTGTCGAAGCCGCGACAAATTCCCGCGTCAACGCGGAGCTTCAATATCAAAGCGAGCAGCGCAAATTCGACGGCGGACAATCCACAAATTATTTCGTGCTGGATCGGCAAAACGCCTTGTCGGCTGCACGCGGACGCGAACTGAAAGCGTTGACCGATTACACCAAAGCCGCCGCTGAGCTTCAGCGCGCGATGTCCACCACGCTGGTCAGCAACAACGTCGCGTTGGCCAGCCGCTAA
- a CDS encoding GAF domain-containing protein codes for MSVELRQPQEDARLRQYRALLEVAESIAAHRDLASLLRDLAQSLQRVVQCDGVNIVFHDAEHNVMRMNILESAVLHDADIPKQLAIEDAPAGWVWQTQQPLLMEDLAAYSAKYPKVIPDIIQHNVKTVYILPLTSAGRRLGAIGFGSLQEHAWDDEAQDFLRQVAQLVAVAADNAINFEQAISAQQQYARERDRLQLLLDINNAVVSHLDLGELVKTVSASLRDRLPHDAAGIALYDPEANLLREYTNVAYKDVDAFREGETIPLEGTPAGQVFLTGQPLLIRHPDPDAYPGDRYSQHPVEGSPKSACLALLTAHGRKLGIAGVSSTQIENFTEEDLELFNQIAGQIAIALENALNFERARTAEAEVKRQLERLRLMLKITSAVAAKLDLQELLHVVSASICEVMGNDSVGVGLFDSESGQIRVFAADYPPGHPLREEGILIPLEGSPSGLAFTSGQPVFMDTPDFNKFHANIVRQIYETGYRSGGSIPLIAQGRKLGVLGVASKREHAFSDDDKELLVQVANQVAIAVDNALNFERARKAEQEVKRQFERLQLMLEVNNATVSHLDLRELIRITAACLREALQHEIVGISLYDEEANQLRAYAYDFPDKRFTIEEGMPVPMKGSLAGLAITSGQPVFFNRIDPTVALSEFTRRLAEAGALSGGCVPLIVHGRKLGVLGVASLREDAFPEEHQQLLAQIAGQIAIAVDNSLNFERAREAKQEATHQSDRLSTVLQINNAVVSQLDLHELLQVVSRTLRKTIYNDTTGVALYDPESNKLRVVMTDFPEQMNLVEESYLIALEGSAMGVAFTSGEPIFLDEFDLERFPSEFTRLSYEAGLRSACNIPLIAHGRKLGALGVASKRPFAFSAEDRELLCQSANQIAIAVENALNFERTRAAEEEAKRQSERLQLMLEINNAVVSQLDLHELVRVMAANLQQVLHHEIVGLSLYDPEINQLRAYSYSFSNQQFGMEQGTPVPLETSLSGLAFTTGQPIFHGQIDEERFQSVLSEKFRAAGLKSGGIVPLIAHGRKLGTLGIAGFNENGFSESEKELLCQVANQIAIAVENALNFERAHAAEGQAKRQSDRRQLLLEINNAVVSHLDLRSLMQIISTSLRQISRHDVVGLALYDPDTNQLRAYSYDSLDKQFTIEEGTLMPLDGSLSGAAFTRGEPIFHDRIDEQRFQSDFSKRFRAAGLQSGGVVPLIAHGRKLGTLAVASYREANLAEDEKELLCQVASQVAIAVENALAFREIEALKNKLTSEKLYLENEIRTEHNFEELIGESQMFKRILKQVETVAPTDSTVLICGETGTGKELIARAIHDLSNRRERTLVKINCAAIPTGLLESELFGHEKGAFTGAISQRAGRFELANRGSLFLDEVGDIPLDLQPKLLRVLQEQEFERLGSTRTQKVDVRLIAATNCDLEQMVADRKYRSDLYYRLNVFPIFIPPLRQRREDIPALTRFFTQKYARRLKKQITAIPAEVMTALVNYHWPGNVRELEHFIERAVILTRGDNLEVSMAELKSSEPAPITELATLQDAEREHILRALEETNWVVGGPQGAAARLGMKRTTLQSKMQKLGIGRQS; via the coding sequence ATGAGTGTTGAGCTTCGACAACCGCAAGAAGATGCCCGTCTGCGGCAATATCGGGCGCTGCTGGAAGTTGCAGAATCCATTGCCGCGCATCGCGATTTGGCGTCGCTGCTGCGCGATTTGGCGCAGAGCCTGCAGCGCGTCGTCCAGTGCGACGGCGTCAACATTGTGTTCCATGATGCGGAACACAATGTGATGCGGATGAACATTCTGGAATCCGCCGTCCTGCACGATGCTGACATTCCCAAACAGTTGGCCATCGAAGATGCTCCCGCTGGTTGGGTGTGGCAAACCCAACAGCCGCTGTTGATGGAAGACCTTGCGGCATACTCGGCCAAGTACCCGAAAGTCATACCTGACATCATCCAGCACAACGTCAAAACGGTTTATATTCTGCCGCTGACTTCGGCGGGCAGGCGGCTTGGCGCGATTGGATTCGGCAGTTTGCAGGAACATGCCTGGGATGATGAAGCTCAGGACTTTTTGCGACAGGTGGCACAACTGGTTGCGGTGGCGGCGGATAATGCCATCAATTTCGAGCAGGCGATCTCCGCCCAACAGCAATACGCCCGCGAACGCGATCGGCTGCAACTGTTGCTGGACATCAACAACGCAGTCGTTTCCCATCTGGACTTGGGCGAACTGGTCAAAACTGTTTCGGCCAGCTTGCGCGACCGTTTGCCGCACGATGCTGCGGGGATTGCTCTGTATGATCCGGAAGCAAACCTTTTGCGGGAGTACACAAATGTTGCTTACAAAGACGTAGATGCTTTTCGAGAAGGTGAAACAATTCCGTTGGAAGGGACTCCCGCCGGGCAAGTCTTTCTCACGGGCCAACCGCTTTTGATCCGACATCCCGACCCGGATGCTTATCCTGGTGACCGCTATTCGCAGCATCCCGTTGAAGGTAGTCCGAAATCGGCTTGTTTGGCCCTACTGACTGCGCACGGGCGGAAGTTGGGGATTGCAGGCGTAAGCAGCACGCAGATAGAAAACTTCACGGAAGAAGACTTGGAGCTGTTTAACCAGATCGCCGGACAAATCGCCATCGCGCTTGAAAATGCACTCAACTTTGAACGCGCGCGGACAGCCGAAGCAGAAGTAAAGCGCCAATTGGAGCGATTGCGATTGATGCTGAAGATCACCAGCGCAGTGGCGGCCAAACTGGATTTGCAGGAACTGCTGCACGTCGTGTCGGCGAGCATTTGCGAGGTGATGGGCAATGACAGTGTCGGCGTGGGGCTGTTTGATTCCGAAAGCGGCCAAATTCGCGTGTTCGCGGCGGATTATCCGCCGGGACATCCCCTGCGGGAAGAAGGCATTCTGATTCCTTTAGAAGGCAGTCCCAGTGGTTTGGCGTTTACCTCAGGCCAACCTGTTTTTATGGATACGCCGGATTTCAACAAATTTCACGCCAACATAGTCAGGCAGATTTATGAGACAGGCTACCGATCGGGCGGCAGCATCCCGCTGATCGCGCAAGGACGCAAGCTGGGTGTGTTGGGCGTTGCCAGCAAACGCGAACATGCGTTTTCCGACGACGATAAAGAATTGCTGGTGCAGGTCGCCAACCAGGTCGCGATTGCGGTGGACAACGCGCTGAATTTCGAGCGCGCCCGCAAAGCCGAACAAGAGGTAAAACGACAATTCGAGCGGTTGCAACTGATGCTGGAAGTCAACAACGCGACAGTTTCGCACCTTGATTTGCGGGAATTGATACGAATCACAGCGGCTTGCCTGCGCGAGGCGCTGCAACACGAAATCGTAGGCATTTCGCTGTATGACGAAGAAGCCAATCAACTGCGCGCCTATGCATACGACTTCCCTGACAAACGATTTACCATTGAAGAAGGGATGCCAGTGCCAATGAAAGGCAGTCTGGCCGGTCTGGCGATCACTTCCGGGCAACCGGTCTTTTTCAATCGGATTGATCCGACGGTTGCTCTTTCGGAATTTACCAGACGGTTGGCAGAAGCCGGTGCTTTATCGGGAGGGTGTGTGCCCTTGATCGTCCATGGCCGCAAGCTCGGCGTGCTTGGGGTGGCAAGTTTACGCGAAGACGCTTTTCCCGAAGAGCATCAGCAGTTACTTGCCCAGATTGCCGGGCAGATTGCTATTGCCGTGGACAATTCCTTGAATTTTGAGCGCGCGCGGGAAGCCAAGCAGGAAGCCACACATCAATCCGACCGGTTGAGCACCGTGCTGCAAATCAATAACGCTGTTGTCTCGCAGCTTGATTTGCATGAATTGCTTCAAGTTGTTTCCCGCACTTTGCGTAAGACGATTTATAACGACACCACGGGCGTGGCGCTATACGATCCGGAGAGCAACAAGTTGCGCGTGGTCATGACGGACTTTCCGGAGCAAATGAACCTGGTGGAGGAAAGTTATCTGATCGCGCTCGAAGGCAGTGCGATGGGAGTGGCGTTCACGTCAGGCGAACCAATCTTTCTGGATGAATTTGATCTGGAACGGTTTCCGTCCGAATTCACCAGGTTGTCATACGAAGCCGGTTTGCGGTCGGCCTGCAACATTCCGCTGATCGCCCACGGGCGCAAGCTGGGCGCTTTGGGCGTTGCCAGCAAGCGGCCATTCGCCTTTTCCGCAGAAGACAGGGAATTGCTTTGCCAGAGCGCCAACCAGATCGCCATCGCGGTTGAAAACGCGCTCAACTTCGAGCGAACGCGCGCTGCTGAAGAAGAGGCAAAACGTCAATCCGAGCGCTTGCAGTTGATGCTGGAGATCAACAACGCCGTCGTTTCCCAACTTGATCTGCACGAGTTAGTGCGCGTAATGGCAGCCAATTTGCAGCAGGTATTGCATCACGAAATCGTCGGGCTTTCGCTGTACGATCCCGAAATCAACCAATTGCGTGCTTACTCTTACAGTTTCTCCAACCAGCAATTTGGAATGGAGCAGGGAACACCAGTCCCGCTTGAAACTTCGCTCAGCGGCCTGGCCTTCACAACCGGGCAGCCGATTTTCCATGGCCAGATTGACGAGGAGCGATTTCAGTCGGTGTTGAGCGAAAAGTTCCGCGCTGCGGGTCTCAAATCCGGCGGCATCGTTCCGCTGATCGCGCATGGCCGTAAACTTGGCACGCTCGGAATTGCCGGGTTTAATGAAAACGGTTTTTCCGAATCTGAAAAAGAACTGCTTTGCCAGGTTGCCAATCAGATCGCGATTGCGGTGGAAAACGCGCTGAACTTTGAACGCGCGCATGCTGCGGAAGGACAAGCGAAACGCCAATCCGACCGCCGGCAACTGTTGCTGGAAATCAATAACGCCGTGGTTTCGCATCTTGATCTGCGCAGCCTGATGCAAATCATTTCGACGTCTTTGCGTCAAATCTCCCGCCACGATGTGGTCGGGTTGGCGCTTTACGACCCTGACACAAATCAATTGCGGGCCTACTCTTACGATTCCCTGGATAAACAATTCACCATCGAAGAAGGAACACTGATGCCGCTCGACGGTTCGCTCAGCGGTGCGGCCTTCACTCGCGGAGAACCTATCTTTCACGACCGCATTGACGAGCAGCGGTTTCAATCAGATTTCAGCAAACGGTTCCGAGCTGCCGGACTCCAATCCGGTGGCGTTGTCCCGCTGATCGCGCACGGCCGGAAGCTCGGCACCCTGGCAGTTGCCAGCTATCGCGAAGCCAATCTCGCGGAAGATGAGAAAGAATTGCTTTGCCAGGTTGCCAGTCAGGTTGCAATTGCGGTCGAAAACGCACTGGCTTTCCGCGAAATTGAAGCTCTCAAAAATAAACTCACGAGCGAAAAACTCTACCTCGAAAACGAAATCCGCACTGAACACAACTTCGAAGAGTTGATTGGCGAAAGCCAGATGTTCAAACGCATCCTGAAGCAGGTCGAAACCGTTGCGCCGACCGATTCCACCGTGTTGATCTGTGGCGAAACCGGCACCGGCAAAGAATTGATCGCTCGCGCCATTCACGACCTGAGCAATCGCCGCGAACGCACACTGGTCAAAATCAACTGCGCGGCGATTCCGACCGGCTTGCTGGAAAGCGAATTGTTCGGCCACGAAAAAGGCGCGTTCACCGGCGCGATTTCGCAGCGCGCAGGACGCTTCGAACTGGCCAATCGCGGCTCACTGTTTCTGGACGAAGTCGGCGATATTCCGCTGGATTTGCAACCGAAGCTGTTGCGCGTTCTGCAGGAGCAGGAATTTGAACGCCTGGGCAGCACGCGCACGCAAAAGGTGGATGTACGGTTGATCGCCGCCACCAATTGCGACCTGGAACAAATGGTCGCCGACCGCAAGTATCGCAGCGATTTGTATTACCGGCTGAATGTCTTTCCCATTTTCATTCCGCCGCTTCGCCAGCGCCGCGAAGACATTCCTGCGCTAACGCGATTTTTCACCCAGAAATATGCGCGCCGGTTGAAAAAACAGATTACGGCCATTCCTGCCGAGGTGATGACCGCGCTGGTCAATTACCACTGGCCGGGCAACGTACGCGAATTGGAGCACTTCATCGAACGCGCAGTGATTTTGACCCGCGGCGACAACCTGGAAGTTTCCATGGCGGAACTCAAATCCTCAGAACCCGCGCCCATCACCGAACTCGCCACGTTGCAAGACGCCGAACGCGAACACATCCTGCGCGCGCTGGAAGAAACCAATTGGGTCGTGGGTGGGCCGCAAGGTGCCGCGGCTCGGCTGGGAATGAAGCGCACCACCCTGCAATCCAAAATGCAAAAACTCGGCATTGGCCGCCAAAGTTAA
- the recF gene encoding DNA replication and repair protein RecF (All proteins in this family for which functions are known are DNA-binding proteins that assist the filamentation of RecA onto DNA for the initiation of recombination or recombinational repair.): MHLLRIEALNFRNLSGAIEFSPGLNLIYGQNAHGKSSWLEAAYLLATTKSFRTSHPRDAVKHNESEAILRGTIARGNLTKELQLLLTATTKQTFVNGKREAAIRYLGNLDAVAFTADEMDIVRGAPEARRRFLDRGVFGTLPSYLGILNEYNRVLKQKNALLREASDADDPLRFHPQIETWNDQLVTLGTEVHRARIEYLAKLQAALNPSLFQVEEIRVRYKSSLEGKGDLKDYAALLKERLQVRLKNEIAIGYSLVGPHRDDLEILSDGYEIARFGSSGQQRSALLILELAQLTVYHQAFEEYPIFLIDDLDAELDRTRIEILLDYLDGKAQTIVSTSKRSIADRYRRRASTFLVKSGRVIEETSEPQNL, translated from the coding sequence ATGCACCTGCTCCGCATTGAAGCCCTCAATTTCCGCAACCTTTCCGGCGCAATCGAATTTTCTCCGGGGCTAAATCTCATTTACGGGCAGAACGCGCACGGCAAAAGCAGTTGGCTGGAAGCTGCCTATTTGCTGGCGACGACCAAATCCTTTCGGACTTCTCATCCACGCGACGCCGTCAAACACAACGAATCCGAAGCCATTTTGCGCGGCACCATCGCACGCGGAAATCTGACCAAAGAGCTTCAACTGTTGTTGACGGCAACCACCAAACAAACGTTCGTCAACGGCAAGCGCGAAGCTGCGATACGGTATCTGGGAAATCTGGATGCCGTTGCGTTTACAGCCGATGAAATGGACATTGTGCGCGGAGCGCCGGAAGCCCGGCGACGGTTTTTGGATCGAGGTGTGTTTGGCACATTGCCGTCTTATCTGGGCATACTGAATGAATACAATCGTGTGCTGAAACAAAAAAACGCCTTATTGCGCGAAGCTTCCGATGCGGACGATCCGCTGCGGTTTCATCCGCAAATCGAAACCTGGAATGACCAGCTTGTTACATTGGGAACGGAAGTGCATCGGGCGCGAATAGAGTATCTGGCCAAGTTACAGGCGGCGCTGAATCCTTCCCTTTTTCAGGTTGAAGAAATCCGAGTTCGGTATAAGTCTTCGTTGGAGGGCAAAGGGGATTTGAAGGATTATGCCGCCCTGTTGAAAGAACGATTGCAAGTCCGGTTAAAGAATGAAATTGCAATAGGTTACAGTCTTGTTGGCCCGCATCGAGACGATCTGGAAATCCTTTCGGACGGATACGAAATCGCTCGTTTTGGCAGTTCCGGACAACAGAGAAGCGCCCTGCTGATTCTTGAATTAGCCCAGCTAACCGTTTATCATCAGGCGTTTGAAGAATACCCAATTTTCCTGATAGACGACCTTGATGCCGAACTCGACCGCACGCGAATCGAAATTTTGCTCGATTATCTGGATGGCAAAGCGCAAACCATCGTTTCGACCTCCAAGCGTTCCATAGCCGACCGCTATCGCCGGCGTGCCTCGACATTTCTAGTCAAATCAGGTCGTGTTATCGAAGAAACATCCGAACCACAGAATTTATGA
- the gyrB gene encoding DNA topoisomerase (ATP-hydrolyzing) subunit B, with amino-acid sequence MKAKEKKTKEIDAETNGHSADKYGAEQITVLEGRDAVRKRPAMYIGSNGEMGLHHLVYEIVDNSVDEALAGFCDKIEVTIHLDNSITVEDNGRGIPVDMHPTEKRPAAEVVMTVLHAGGKFDSNAYKVSGGLHGVGASCVNFLSEWMRMEIRRDGGVYEMEFKQGIKSTDLKKTGKSTRTGTKISFKPDPEIFTTTDYSFDKLSERLREKAFLNKGIKITITDERSDTEKKHEFFYEGGIAEFVKHLNKNKNTLHPKPMYFEKAATGVDGDDLTVEVAIQYNDAYDEKVFSFANNINTVDGGTHLSGFRSALSKAISRYASTGNLLKDFKGSLSGDDVREGLIAVISVKIPQPQFEGQTKGKLNSDVKGAVDSFLYERLTSYFEEHPSVAKSIVGKAVEAARAREAARKAREIVRKGALNSMNLPGKLADCSEKDPAVSELYIVEGDSAGGSAKQGRDRRTQAILPLKGKILNVEKARFDKMLGHNEIKALITAMGTGIGKDDFDVNKLRYHKIILMTDADVDGSHIRTLLLTFFYRQMPQLLEHKVETTNEAGEVETETRGYVYIAQPPLYKIKKGKTERYIKDEREMSRYLMKKATEDVIVTVKKSNETIEGKDLTALLERLVEFNGYYVKLERRLKERKIVDAMLEAFSGKKGLLQKEGRKLHDVFADENLLGKVEAAIAEAEYKTELTSDEEHGLSEIEVKLANGSSVLIDWELATHVEFQRAVELYKSFAQLSQPPFIIKDGGTDTEVESREDLLNHILTAAKKDLHIQRYKGLGEMNPEQLWETTMDPEKRTLLQVKIDDAVETDEIFTVLMGDQVEPRRRFIEDNALDVKNLDI; translated from the coding sequence ATGAAAGCCAAAGAAAAGAAAACGAAAGAAATTGACGCAGAAACCAATGGACACAGCGCCGACAAATACGGCGCAGAACAAATTACTGTTCTGGAAGGTCGGGACGCCGTCCGCAAACGTCCCGCAATGTACATCGGTTCCAACGGAGAGATGGGCTTGCACCATCTGGTTTATGAAATCGTGGACAATTCGGTGGATGAAGCTCTGGCCGGATTCTGCGACAAAATCGAAGTCACGATTCATCTGGACAATTCCATCACCGTCGAAGACAACGGACGCGGAATCCCGGTGGATATGCATCCGACCGAAAAGCGCCCGGCGGCGGAAGTCGTCATGACCGTGCTGCACGCAGGCGGCAAGTTTGACAGTAACGCGTACAAAGTGTCCGGCGGCTTGCACGGCGTCGGCGCATCTTGCGTCAATTTCCTGTCCGAATGGATGCGCATGGAAATTCGTCGCGACGGCGGCGTTTATGAGATGGAATTCAAACAGGGAATCAAATCCACGGACTTGAAAAAGACCGGCAAATCCACGCGCACCGGAACCAAAATCAGCTTCAAACCCGATCCGGAAATTTTCACGACCACCGATTACAGCTTCGACAAACTCTCCGAACGGTTGCGCGAAAAAGCCTTTCTCAATAAAGGCATCAAAATCACGATCACTGACGAGCGTTCTGACACGGAAAAGAAACACGAATTTTTTTACGAAGGCGGAATTGCCGAATTCGTCAAACACCTGAACAAAAACAAAAACACGCTGCATCCGAAGCCGATGTATTTTGAAAAAGCGGCGACGGGCGTTGACGGCGACGACCTGACTGTCGAAGTGGCGATTCAATACAACGACGCGTATGACGAAAAGGTCTTCAGCTTCGCCAACAACATCAACACAGTTGATGGCGGAACGCACCTGTCGGGTTTCCGTTCGGCACTGTCAAAAGCGATCAGCCGATATGCTTCGACCGGAAATTTGCTGAAAGATTTCAAGGGCAGTTTGTCCGGCGATGACGTGCGCGAAGGATTGATTGCCGTCATTTCCGTCAAAATTCCGCAACCGCAGTTTGAAGGCCAGACCAAAGGAAAACTGAATTCCGACGTGAAAGGCGCAGTGGATTCGTTTCTCTACGAACGACTGACTTCGTATTTTGAAGAGCATCCATCGGTTGCCAAATCCATCGTGGGCAAGGCGGTCGAAGCCGCACGCGCTCGCGAAGCCGCTCGCAAAGCGCGCGAAATCGTCCGCAAAGGCGCGCTGAATTCGATGAACCTGCCCGGCAAACTGGCCGACTGCTCGGAAAAAGACCCGGCAGTCAGTGAGCTGTACATCGTCGAAGGTGATTCCGCAGGCGGTTCGGCCAAACAGGGACGCGACCGCCGCACGCAGGCGATTCTGCCGCTGAAAGGCAAAATTCTGAACGTTGAAAAAGCGCGTTTTGACAAGATGCTGGGCCACAACGAAATCAAAGCCTTGATTACGGCGATGGGAACGGGCATCGGCAAAGACGATTTCGATGTGAACAAGTTGCGGTATCACAAGATCATTTTGATGACCGACGCAGACGTGGACGGTTCGCACATCCGCACCTTGTTGCTGACGTTCTTTTACCGTCAAATGCCGCAGTTGCTGGAACACAAAGTGGAAACGACAAACGAAGCTGGCGAAGTCGAAACCGAAACCCGTGGGTATGTGTACATCGCCCAGCCGCCGCTGTACAAAATCAAAAAGGGGAAAACCGAACGCTACATCAAAGACGAGCGCGAGATGAGCCGGTACCTGATGAAAAAGGCGACGGAAGATGTCATCGTCACGGTCAAAAAATCCAACGAAACCATCGAAGGCAAAGACCTGACAGCATTGCTGGAACGACTGGTGGAATTCAACGGCTATTACGTGAAATTGGAGCGCCGGTTGAAAGAGCGCAAGATTGTGGACGCCATGTTGGAAGCGTTCAGCGGTAAAAAAGGCTTGCTGCAAAAAGAAGGTCGCAAGCTGCACGATGTATTTGCCGACGAAAATCTGCTCGGCAAAGTCGAAGCGGCGATTGCCGAAGCCGAATACAAAACCGAACTGACTTCCGACGAAGAACACGGGTTGTCGGAAATCGAAGTCAAATTGGCCAATGGTTCTTCGGTTTTGATTGATTGGGAACTGGCGACGCACGTGGAATTTCAGCGCGCGGTCGAGTTGTACAAATCCTTTGCGCAATTGAGCCAACCGCCGTTCATTATCAAAGACGGCGGCACCGATACCGAAGTCGAATCGCGCGAAGATTTGCTCAACCATATTCTGACCGCGGCGAAAAAAGACCTGCACATCCAACGCTACAAAGGGTTGGGTGAAATGAATCCGGAACAATTGTGGGAAACGACGATGGATCCGGAAAAACGCACGCTGTTGCAGGTGAAAATTGACGATGCGGTGGAAACTGACGAAATCTTCACGGTGTTGATGGGCGATCAGGTGGAACCGCGCCGCCGCTTCATCGAAGACAACGCGCTGGATGTGAAGAATCTGGACATCTAA